DNA from Triticum aestivum cultivar Chinese Spring chromosome 7D, IWGSC CS RefSeq v2.1, whole genome shotgun sequence:
AGCCACCACCCTGATTAGACCACTTTTGCTCTACCTCCTCACAGACAACCCATCATTGTTCCTCTCGCTGCCACTGCTTGGCGATCCATCCCGTCTACGTGCACGACTGTACAGGAGAGCAGACCTCTGGAATCCCGTCTTTCTGACTCTAAACAAGGAGAAGGGCGATTAGGTTTTCACGGAGCGTCTAAGGCGCGGCTGCTCGATGTTGTTCCTCCACTTCAACTACGTCCTCGACCTCACCGACATCGCCATGGGTGACAACTCCGACCCTccaaagaagaaggccaaggaaaaCGCTGCCACCATGGCCGCGGCCTTTTCCTGGTCAACTGGAGGGTATGATCCGTTAGTCCATGCCTTACTGGTTGATGCGTTTGCTGTACTTAGCACGTTGATAGATATGCCAGTTATATGCCGAGTACGCACTAGCATGTTTACATATCTGTTTCGAATTAATATTGATGTTGCTATCAACATGGTTTATTTATGGATTAAATTAATCAAAGAAAAACTTAATTACCCAACAGTTTGTTggccaacaaacagaagcatcgaGTGAAGCATCATTGAACGACTCTTACGAGTATGTTGGGAGATCTCCACCCAGCACAACTCCACTCCACCTCTAGAGCGGTAAAAGGATATTTGGCTAACAAGTTAGTTGTAGATTCGGAATAGAGAGAGGTGGTTGTGAAATATCTAAAGTACTCTTTTATCTATTTCATTTTCTTTACTTTTTCTTCTTGATAATGATTTTGTTTTCCTCTGCTTCACACATTCTGAGATAGTGTCCGACCTTCCAATGTATCTCATTGCTTGATCACCGTTAATTGACGAACAGAAGTGAGTACCACTTTGTGGCAGGTTGATGACTTGGAGTAGTTTAATGAGATTGATGGGTGAATTCACATCAACTGCAAAATCGGATGGGTATATGGACAGCATAGAAGATTATGTGAATCTAACAGGTGAAGAGTCGAACCTGCAAAAAAAGGGGGGGTGAAGAGTCTTATTAGTACTCCATAAGATTGCAGAGTCAAGTCTTATTTTACTCTACCTAAAATATGGAGTTGAAGTATTTGGGTCAACTTTACATGCCATGAGTAGCCTAGCCACAGACTACCATCCTCGTACTCTACATACTGCAATTTcacaataaagaaaaaaaaagcaaaacATACATTTTTACTGACCTTCAAACGTTTCAGTAGTCAATACTGAAAGAAGAGAGACAGAGACAGAAACCGAGAAGGAAGCATAAAATGTCTGAAGTTGTTGTCATGCTCATGAACAATGTAATGTGCAGAAACTAGCATTCTTACAGTATCGTGGGATACAACCTGAATTTTTGTTCAAAAAAACTACCATAGGCTAACACGCACGCACGCAGCAAAATGCAGCAAGTCGTGTACGGGTGCATTAACCCACCATGTTCAGAACTCTGGTCTCCATGAAAACACAAATTCATTTAAGAGAATAACAAAAATTGAAGTGGAATAACAAAACTCAAGTGCTCAACTCACTGCAAGAACCACCACATCTGTTCTCCATCTAAGAGAAATGCGGCTAACAACAATTAAGTAGTAGCCATTGTCAACGCATTACAGACCAATGCCACTGCACCATTGTACAAATAGTTTCAGAATTTTAGGAACCATGATGACAAAGCAAATAGGTTTCCTACTGTCAGAAGAACAAACCAAGTTTAAGTAGCAGGAACACATGAACTGCTGGGTTTTCCTGAACCCATATCTCTCAAAACTGGCTCTATCGTCGTGTCCGAGGCGGCGACACTTCTGAAGAGGTGGACAGGAAGGCGACTTCTAGGGGCATCTCTCTACTCTGCATCGACATCCGCATACCGCAGCGCCGCGTGGGCTGAATTACCAGGAAAATAGTTAAACTGTTAGGCATTATGTGTCACAGGTACTGCAACAGCTTTAAATAAGAAGATAAAAAAGAAAGCTGATGTACAAAACCTCAAAACAATGTAAAGTGCTGTGGGCTAAAAACCAATTACAGTAGGCTAAAAAACAGACCTCAGGGTGGTCGTAGGCAGACTGAACTGATTTTGGTTTTCAAGTTCCAAAGTCTACCACTAGTGGCATATCGTATTAAATTGAAGAAATGAACCATCAAAACCATTTGTTTACGTATCAAAGGTTCAGTGTGGATTTTTTACTTATGAAATGATTCCTCACCCCTAGCAAACAACTATCTTCAGACAACCTTCTAGTATCTGTCCATAAACCCAACAGGCACAATGTTGTGCCTGTTAACCACGTACTGATTTAATCCAACAGCAGTTCATACTATTTCCAAGTCTTAACTCCTAACTGAAAGTCTGAAACAGATTATCAAAAGTTCGGAACAATTACAGTAGGCTAGAACCTGAATTTTGTCCGCACGTTACTCGAAACAATTACAGTAGGCTAGAGAACAGAAATCATTATCATCTCTGTGAAGCTGAACTAGGCAGACTGAACTGATTTGGGTTTTCAAATTCCAAAGTCTTCCACTAGCGGCATATCGTATTAAAGCACAGTAGCATCAAAACGAATAGTTCCCATATCAAGGTTTAGTGTGGATTTTAAATCTGTCCATAATAGCATCAAAGAACTGATTTGATTCAACAACTTTTACTGAAAGTCTGAAACACATTAGGGAAAGTTTCAGACCACATAAACTGTTTTTCAGACTAGTAGTTTCGAATACCCAAACTTTTACTAAATTTGGAGGTCACCGACCTCttcatgtgccccccccccccccccccccccccccggcacacaCACTACAAACAACATTCAGCAACATTCTAGCATCTGTCCGTAAATACAATTTACTGATGTCTATAATCGTACTGCAGTTCAGACTATTTCCATAAACCCAGCCGGCACAATGTCATGTCTGTTGACCACCTACTGATTTAATTCAGCAACTTGTACTGACAATTTCCATGTCTTAACTCCTAACCGAAAGGCTGAaacagattatcaaaagtttcagaCTACACCGGTTTCAGTAAACTGCTTTTCAGAGTTCAGACTAGTAGTTCAAGACTAGTGCGAATATGAGTTTCTTGCCAAATGAGAAGAGTAGGAAGGTTTCTCACCAGGCGACccgacgatgacgacgaagatgtGGAGGGTCTCGCCGCTGCTGGCCAGGTCGACGACGAGTGGAAACATCCGGCCATCACGTGTGGGGAGGCCCATGACGAGTTCGGAGTCGTCCAAGATTGCCATGGCGCCCAGCCGCCTGGCTAGCCGCTTCCTCAGGCGGAACACGGACCTCCCACTGAACACGAACGAGCCGCGGGTGATGAGTTCCCCGTGGATGTTCCGCCACACGTACATGATCATCCGCGACCGCAACATGGGGTGGGGAAGCTGCAGTTGAGTCGCAAAGAACCATCGTCAAATCAAAGAAGCCATAGTCGCAACCAAGAAGCGCAAATTTGGCAAGAACAGAGCATGCGAATGAAAGAAAATTAGGGTCAAATTCCGGTCCAAGAAACCAATTCACGCAAATTGGGGAAGAATCAAGGAACGGGCATGGCGGGCTCACCCCAATCGGACGTGGAAGCGGAGGCATGACCTCCCTGGCGGGGATTTGCTCCACGACCCAGAGCATCTTCCTGCTGATGTTGTCGAGGTCGTCGACGAAGTCGACGCTGGCGTCGGTGTTCCAGTACCTCCCGTTGGCGCGGAGGCAGACGCCGCCGATGTTGCGGAGGTAGACCTCTTCCTCGGATTCTGACAGGATGGCCTGCCAGACGACTGGCTGCACCTCAGGATGGTCGTAGTCGCGCTGCTCGACGCGGAGCCCGCGGTGGCCTAGCGGCGCCGGTGCGTCCGTGGCGGCGAGGTAGTGGCCGTAGGCGGCGCTGTGGAGGAGCAGGTACTGTCCGTTCTCGCCCGGGTACCGGTGCACCGCCCAAGCCGCGTTCATAGACGCCCGGCGGACGCGGAGGTTGACGCCATAGCCGTCCTCGTCGGCGTGCAGGTACGTGCCGTGCACGCGGCTGCGCAGCCGCACGTGCTGGCCGTGATGGAACTGCTCCATCGGTCGCCGGTGAAGATGGAGAGCAGAGGCGCGCGGGGAAGGAGAGGTGGGGATGGGGATGATGGGTGGGTTCTTGGTTTCTTGGCGCTGCGGCGAGGCGGAGAAGAGAAGAAGCGGGAGCCGTTGGTTGGGGCGGTTGCGTTGGGCGCCAAGACCAGAGTATTTCAAGGCTCAGCTTTATGCACCAATTTCAAGACCAGGTTGCGGTGGGCCGTTGGAAATACGTCGCGAAGCCCGAACAATTTTGATCCAGCACGCCTAATCTTCCACAAGCACACAATACTGTTCTGTTTCTAGTAAAAAAAAATCTTTTCGGCTCAGGAAAAACGAAAATACATAGGTGCACGCGATGCCACGTGAGA
Protein-coding regions in this window:
- the LOC123169482 gene encoding uncharacterized protein, with product MEQFHHGQHVRLRSRVHGTYLHADEDGYGVNLRVRRASMNAAWAVHRYPGENGQYLLLHSAAYGHYLAATDAPAPLGHRGLRVEQRDYDHPEVQPVVWQAILSESEEEVYLRNIGGVCLRANGRYWNTDASVDFVDDLDNISRKMLWVVEQIPAREVMPPLPRPIGLPHPMLRSRMIMYVWRNIHGELITRGSFVFSGRSVFRLRKRLARRLGAMAILDDSELVMGLPTRDGRMFPLVVDLASSGETLHIFVVIVGSPAHAALRYADVDAE